The following proteins are co-located in the Castanea sativa cultivar Marrone di Chiusa Pesio chromosome 8, ASM4071231v1 genome:
- the LOC142606986 gene encoding uncharacterized protein LOC142606986 isoform X1, which yields MSSDSSSTSSDEFTNPNPNPNSTSKPLEDQFASAALTEPDNEPPEIQESPNGVVNGSVSENNHGEIESNERGGAVGSNLEARQSVRWRRTNSEVEVEAPSSPSSSGYAGERGSSSGSGSSGGFEMIGGGIGGDDDEIQEVSNVDSIQDSQASWMPGKRHVDEVLIKLEPILSILFLLSSRI from the exons ATGTCCTCCGATTCCAGCTCAACCTCCAGCGACGAATTCAccaaccctaaccctaaccctaattcTACCTCCAAACCACTCGAAGATCAATTCGCATCGGCCGCATTGACCGAGCCCGACAACGAACCGCCGGAGATTCAAGAATCTCCAAACGGCGTCGTGAATGGCTCGGTGAGCGAGAACAATCACGGGGAGATCGAAAGCAATGAACGAGGAGGAGCGGTTGGGAGCAATTTGGAGGCGAGGCAGAGTGTGAGGTGGAGGAGGACGAATTCGGAGGTGGAAGTGGAGGCGCCGTCGAGCCCGAGTAGCAGTGGGTACGCCGGTGAAAGGGGCAGTAGTAGTGGCAGTGGGAGTAGTGGCGGGTTCGAGATGATTGGCGGTGGGATTGGCGGCGACGATGATGAGATACAGGAAGTCAGCAATGTTGATTCCATCCAGGATTCTCAGGCCTCGTGGATGCCTGGAAAGCGTCATGTCGACGAG GTTCTTATCAAGCTCGAGCCAATCTTAAGCATTCTATTTTTGCTGTCGAGCCGAATTTGA
- the LOC142606986 gene encoding uncharacterized protein LOC142606986 isoform X2, with translation MSSDSSSTSSDEFTNPNPNPNSTSKPLEDQFASAALTEPDNEPPEIQESPNGVVNGSVSENNHGEIESNERGGAVGSNLEARQSVRWRRTNSEVEVEAPSSPSSSGYAGERGSSSGSGSSGGFEMIGGGIGGDDDEIQEVSNVDSIQDSQASWMPGKRHVDEQ, from the exons ATGTCCTCCGATTCCAGCTCAACCTCCAGCGACGAATTCAccaaccctaaccctaaccctaattcTACCTCCAAACCACTCGAAGATCAATTCGCATCGGCCGCATTGACCGAGCCCGACAACGAACCGCCGGAGATTCAAGAATCTCCAAACGGCGTCGTGAATGGCTCGGTGAGCGAGAACAATCACGGGGAGATCGAAAGCAATGAACGAGGAGGAGCGGTTGGGAGCAATTTGGAGGCGAGGCAGAGTGTGAGGTGGAGGAGGACGAATTCGGAGGTGGAAGTGGAGGCGCCGTCGAGCCCGAGTAGCAGTGGGTACGCCGGTGAAAGGGGCAGTAGTAGTGGCAGTGGGAGTAGTGGCGGGTTCGAGATGATTGGCGGTGGGATTGGCGGCGACGATGATGAGATACAGGAAGTCAGCAATGTTGATTCCATCCAGGATTCTCAGGCCTCGTGGATGCCTGGAAAGCGTCATGTCGACGAG CAATAA